Proteins encoded together in one Lathyrus oleraceus cultivar Zhongwan6 chromosome 5, CAAS_Psat_ZW6_1.0, whole genome shotgun sequence window:
- the LOC127081794 gene encoding zinc finger protein ZAT1-like produces MENKNKNKSRACLICNKSFFNGKALGGHMRSHSSGLSIPLKPSTNIQVSQYSSETIRDPTKSISASSSTTRNPKDVHIHNLRSQKRNFYYTLPKFGRYNQFKFYPKYPTRKRSKCNRRKKCVFKEKYENTKFNVAEEKEKNVGEEKEEKSLINVAEEKEDNTQFKLVYNDCDIEAAKTLVVICVKEWQQIEKRNYEEKKKMYEN; encoded by the coding sequence ATGGagaataagaataagaataagaGTAGAGCTTGTCTCATTTGTAACAAATCATTTTTTAATGGGAAAGCTTTAGGAGGCCACATGAGATCTCACTCATCTGGGTTATCAATCCCTCTAAAACCTTCAACCAACATCCAAGTGTCGCAGTACTCATCCGAGACAATAAGAGATCCAACTAAATCGATCTCTGCATCTTCTTCAACAACTCGCAATCCTAAAGACGTCCATATACACAATCTTCGATCTCAGAAAAGAAACTTCTATTATACTCTACCAAAATTTGGTAGGTATAATCAATTTAAGTTTTATCCAAAATACCCAACTCGAAAAAGATCAAAGTGCAATCGTAGAAAAAAATGTGTGTTTAAAGAAAAATATGAGAATACAAAATTTAATGTGGCtgaagaaaaagaaaagaacGTGGGTGAAGAAAAAGAAGAGAAATCACTAATTAATGTGGCGGAAGAAAAAGAAGATAATACACAATTTAAATTAGTGTATAATGATTGTGATATAGAAGCTGCAAAAACATTAGTTGTTATTTGTGTGAAAGAATGGCAACAAATTGAGAAGAGAAACTATGAAGAGAAGAAAAAAATGTATGAAAATTAA